The genomic stretch AGGTAGTAGCGGATATAACACAGCAGAAATTCCTACTGTGAAAAGAATTATCATACTAGGAAATATACCAACTTTCCTCATTCCCCTCACCTCTTCCAATATAATTACTGGCAATAGGCGACAAGTTCCTCCCTTGTTTCGATAAGTTGCACTTTCTCGGTATTTGCTAATTGCTCTTTCGTTTCATCAAAACCTTGTTCAGATAATGCACGTGTCGCTGGTAAATAAACTAATACAGAAAAGCCTGCCCTACTTAACTGTATAACCGTAGTTTTCACACAAAAATCAAAAGCTAAACCTCCAACAAGAACTAAATCGACTTTTTGTTCCCGTAAATATTCTAGAACACCTGTTGAAAGCTGTTCAACAATATCGTGGTAACAAGCGCCGTACGGATGAATATCCGGCTCCATACCTTTCCAAATAAAGTAATCATAATCAGTCACAACTGGTAAACCATCT from Listeria monocytogenes ATCC 19117 encodes the following:
- a CDS encoding nicotinamidase; the encoded protein is MKIAAFDIDAQKGFTPLCPDELPVSGGDKIVPELNFMASLASLRIGSKDAHPQNAVWVVDSKDEMLAELEYPNADRTWVRHCEPGTKGFELLDGLPVVTDYDYFIWKGMEPDIHPYGACYHDIVEQLSTGVLEYLREQKVDLVLVGGLAFDFCVKTTVIQLSRAGFSVLVYLPATRALSEQGFDETKEQLANTEKVQLIETREELVAYCQ